In Theileria parva strain Muguga chromosome 4 map unlocalized ctg_529, whole genome shotgun sequence, one DNA window encodes the following:
- a CDS encoding putative integral membrane protein, producing the protein MKYITTVFYGFLLFLIIAIDVKAKPYDSILRFIQSHSEEDENDEERDNDQDNEGEENEEGEEREDHEEPVKEEEDESHENENDEKPSTMIEEDKNKLEVADKPLVEEPKKNPSWVDEEDLISEFESSQSERAKDLTIKALQKRRAANSLRVYCEGIEQELEKAKKRTNGMKRLDKYKLTSQLESNLARAYLLYKQADLLDEKAQEANKSLEILHSNDKDKVILRDCNMLKIGPLSYSNRGDNVIHKTKEPLMAKLTGNSLVLYHNKLPQLTYYMVDVEMPTKPVESASRCLTFTYRGADQVFCSATEQSAHGWMNAITEAWFCKNLGIKGTLINLKKIESKKDEPISLLKHAVKEDKNKGLINMEVYVDDNKKTHLLVEGKEKPLSSISDIIDVNQIVKGN; encoded by the exons atgaaatatattacaacTGTATTCTATGggtttttattatttctaatTATCGCAATTGATGTTAAG GCAAAACCATACGATTCaattttaagatttatACAAAGTCATTctgaagaagatgaaaatgatgaaGAACGCGATAATGACCAGGATAATGAAGGTGAAGAGAATGAAGAAGGGGAAGAACGTGAAGACCACGAAGAACCTGTTAAAGAAGAGGAAGATGAATCTCATGAAAACGAAAATGATGAGAAACCATCTACTATGATTGAGgaggataaaaataaactggAAGTAGCTGATAAACCTCTGGTGGAGGAACCTAAAAAGAATCCTTCATGGGTTGACGAAGAGGATTTAATTTCTGAATTCGAG TCTTCACAATCTGAACGGGCTAAAGACTTAACAATTAAAGCACTTCAGAAACGGAGGGCTGCAAATTCACTTAGAGTTTACTGTGAAGGAATAGAACAAGAGCTCGAAAAGGCTAAGAAAAGGACCAACGGAATGAAAAGGCTTGATAAATACAAGCTAACATCACAGTTAGAGTCCAACCTTGCACGAGCTtacttattatataaacaGGCAGATTTGCTTGATGAAAAAGCTCAAGAAGCTAACAAATCCCTGGAGATATTACATTCAAATGATAAAGATAAAGTCATATTGAGag ATTGCaatatgttaaaaatcGGTCCATTATCGTATTCAAATAGGGGAGATAATGTAATTCACAAAACAAAAGAACCTTTGATGGCTAAATTAACTGGGAATTCTCTAGTTCTGTACCATAACAAACTTCCCCAATT GACCTATTACATGGTTGACGTTGAAATGCCAACTAAACCTGTAGAATCCGCCTCCAGGTGCCTAACCTTCACATACAGGGGAGCAGATCAAGTGTTTTGTTCAGCCACTGAGCAATCTGCACACGGATGGATGAACG CAATAACAGAAGCCTGGTTTTGCAAGAATCTAGGCATAAAAGGAACACTcattaatttgaaaaaaattgAATCAAAGAAGGATGAACCaatatcattattaaaacatGCTGTTAAAGAGGATAAAAACAAG GGCTTAATCAATATGGAAGTCTACGttgatgataataaaaaaacacACCTATTGGTTGAAGGGAAGGAAAAGCCTTTATCATCAATCTCTGATATCATCGATGTCAATCAAATAGTTAAAggtaattaa
- the SMC5 gene encoding AAA domain protein, producing the protein MRNGSIRYISMENWMAYTGPVVVHSSPGVNIIAASNGSGKSAIVCAIALSLGFDLSILSRADSITSFVKRGCLNAILKVGLADDESNEETLHIERRIFLTPLSLNETSKSAKTNSSNQDKEKKQKFSVKNEWYLNGESSTLINIKSHHKRLNIQLDNLLTFLAQANVGKFAAMTQQQLFRSTLEAINFKLVDELDYLVDLSQKLKSKAFESKLLQEQLNASNQKLSELKIMSDTLMKIKDATLYMNIVKLKLNQSKLSNIKKANETTRRRIGDTNNDIYSREIKYKKLQAKYEKIQSSTRSLLELAKNNIEKVNQIFQADNCSMTANNMNDSGLNEPVQKAFYDSLTMINSFSNEVQRFESTRQISEDSEQSLREKIESLDEEINSLKSKLSNDDELVSSIAANKIKEDSIRYNLRKFQSKRDYDPRALQYEALLKNLSYTKRDMIIRYNRFCEAKSIEPKKFIVNDIKVSGKLNCAIVENLIWSYLDCVLLHSSEVDDNLKLIKDFKLPTVTAPEKNNVMCQVTEKMKSYGVVRFVHELINASEPTIQVLSSLCDINEAFIIDEKLYNRVFLADKNKANSENLFSEFYKTMLEEISRQTGARVSEIKYFVGNKKHIHKHFYKSNYFMDTEMEISKDPRVIVDFGNYGNDSRNEEMVRLENELDEVRSILYDLNKKLKEQNELNGNVTRKIYGFTRQKISLERSLKAIITSDNQSLSGRNWKQDLQKLKKKRLNQITKSIISTANTLKIRIQNAGEVRNILIEAGESYDEYCSKVVNNDEMNKNLENSRKELDDLKSTLSLLQNTFEEQKEMIERYKSTINEVKESIKNAEQLFDSDLFEESTNNFNDVKKQFENKLTNLTDSELEKELIKAEEQVKKLETDDFEEIQLVKMIQDERTQKDKIKQSLYENRIEVSNSNVQMNERYALWESSVKQLVEEIDYKFGQYMMYIGDGSGGQVRLDVDMDNIKEAKMRILVKFDREKDLLPLTTSYQSGGERGVTTMVYILSVQNLTNNPFFVIDEINQGLDSHYERNLMKLLLASSENNTEFSQGKSTPQYFILTPQLISGYDLSKATLHFPLNGPGIEQNIELSN; encoded by the exons ATGAGAAATGGGTCCATTCGTTACATTTCAATGGAAAATTGGATGGCCTATACAGGCCCTGTGGTTGTTCATTCGAGTCCAGGAGTTAACATCATCGCCGCATCTAACGGATCTGGAAAAAGCGCTATAGTCTGTGCAATAGCACTTTCATTAGGCTttgatttatcaattttgtCAAGAGCTGATAGTATAACTTCATTCGTCAAAAGAGGGTGCCTGAACGCCATACTCAAGGTCGGATTAGCAGATGATGAATCTAATGAAGAGACGCTTCACATTGAAAGAAggatatttttaacaccaCTTTCACTAAATGAAACTTCAAAATCTGCCAAAACTAACTCATCTAATCAGGATAAAGAAAAGAAACAAaaatttagtgttaaaaatgaatgGTACCTGAACGGAGAATCTAGCACATTAATCAATATAAAATCACATCATAAGAGATTGAACATACAGTTGGACAATTTACTTACATTTCTAGCACAGGCAAATGTCGGCAAATTTGCAGCAATGACGCAACAACAGCTGTTCAGATCAACATTAGAAgctattaattttaagttgGTAGATGAGCTAGATTACTTGGTTGATTTATCTCAAAAGTTAAAGTCAAAGGCGTTTGAGTCTAAACTATTGCAGGAACAACTTAATGCATCTAACCAGAAGTTATCGGAGCTTAAGATAATGAGCGATACACTGATGAAGATTAAAGATGCAACTCTGTATATGAACATTGTAAAGTTGAAGCTTAATCAA TCTAAACTGAGTAACATAAAAAAGGCAAATGAAACGACCAGACGAAGAATAGGAGATACTAACAACGACATATACTCACGTGAAATTAAGTATAAGAAACTTCAAGCTAAGTACGAAAAGATACAGAGTTCAACAAGAAGTCTGCTAGAACTAGCTAAGAATAATATTGAGAAGGTCAATCAAATATTCCAAGCTGACAATTGCAGTATGACTGCTAACAATATGAATGATAGTGGACTAAATGAGCCAGTGCAAAAGGCATTTTACGACTCGCTGACAATGATTAATTCATTCTCAAATGAAGTTCAAAGATTTGAATCTACACGGCAAATTTCTGAAGACAGTGAACAAAGCCTACGAGAGAAAATAGAATCGTTGGACGAAGAAATCAATTCACTGAAATCTAAACTGTCCAATGATGATGAATTAGTGAGTTCAATAGCGGCGAACAAAATCAAGGAAGACTCAATTAGGTATAACTTAAGGAAATTTCAATCGAAAAGAGACTATGACCCAAGGGCATTACAGTATGAAGCACTCTTGAAGAATTTGTCATATACTAAGAGGGATATGATTATTAGGTACAACAGGTTTTGCGAAGCCAAATCAATAGAGCCAAAAAAGTTCATAGTTAACGACATAAAGGTCTCAGGAAAACTAAACTGTGCAATAGTGGAGAATCTCATTTGGAGTTACCTAGACTGCGTCCTATTACACAGTTCTGAAGTCGATGATAACCTTAAGTTAATCAAGGATTTTAAACTACCAACAGTGACTGCACCAGAGAAGAATAATGTTATGTGTCAAGTAACGGAGAAAATGAAGTCATATGGAGTAGTAAGGTTTGTTCACGAGCTAATCAATGCATCTGAGCCAACCATTCAAGTCTTATCAAGTCTGTGTGACATCAACGAAGCGTTCATAATTGATGAAAAGTTGTATAATAGGGTGTTTTTAGCAGATAAAAATAAGGCAAATTCAGAAAATCTTTTCTCGGAGTTTTACAAAACAATGTTAGAGGAGATTAGTCGTCAGACAGGTGCGAGAGTAAGTGAAATCAAGTATTTTGTTGGGAATAAGAAACACATTCACAAACATTTCTACAAGTCCAATTACTTTATGGATACGGAAATGGAAATTTCTAAGGATCCTAGGGTGATAGTAGATTTCGGAAACTACGGAAATGACTCTAGAAATGAAGAAATGGTGAGACTTGAAAATGAACTAGATGAGGTAAGAAGTATTCTGTATGACCTGAATAAGAAACTTAAGGAACAAAACGAGCTTAATGGTAATGTTACCAGAAAGATTTATGGTTTTACCAGACAAAAAATATCATTAGAAAGATCATTGAAAGCCATAATTACAAGTGATAACCAGAGTCTGTCAGGAAGGAATTGGAAGCAAGATTTGCAGAAGTTGAAAAAGAAAAGGTTAAATCAAATTACCAAATCTATTATCAGCACAGCAAACACATTGAAGATAAGAATACAAAATGCTGGTGAAGTGAGGAATATTCTGATAGAGGCAGGTGAATCATATGACGAATACTGTTCAAAAGTGGTTAACAACGATGAAATGAACAAAAACCTAGAAAATTCAAGGAAGGAACTAGATGATCTTAAGTCAACCCTAAGTCTTTTACAAAACACGTTTGAAGAACAGAAAGAAATGATTGAACGTTATAAGAGTACCATAAATGAAGTAAAAGAATCCATAAAGAATGCAGAACAGTTATTTGACTCTGATTTGTTTGAAGAGTCCACTAATAACTTCAATGACGTGAAGAAACAGTTTGAGAACAAGTTGACCAACTTAACAGATTCTGAACTAGAGAAGGAACTAATTAAGGCAGAAGAGCaggttaaaaaattggaaaCTGATGATTTTGAGGAGATTCAGCTTGTTAAGATGATCCAAGACGAAAGAACTCAGAAGGATAAGATTAAACAGAGCCTGTACGAAAACAGAATTGAAGTCTCAAACTCGAATGTGCAAATGAATGAAAGATATGCATTATGGGAGTCGAGTGTAAAACAATTAGTTGAAGAAATCGATTATAAGTTTGGACAGTATATGATGTATATAGGAGATGGATCGGGAGGTCAAGTCAGACTAGATGTAGATATGGATAATATCAAAGAAGCTAAGATGAgaattttagtaaaatttgataGAGAAAAGGATCTTCTACCTCTCACAACATCATATCAGTCAGGAGGAGAAAGAGGAGTAACGACAATGGTATACATTCTTTCAGTGCAGAACCTAACCAATAACCCGTTCTTCGTTATTGATGAAATCAACCAAGGACTTGACTCACATTATGAaagaaatttaatgaaattattattggCATCGTCAGAAAATAACACAGAATTTTCACAAGGGAAATCTACACCTCAATACTTCATATTAACACCCCAACTGATTTCAGGATATGACCTATCCAAGGCAACGCTTCATTTTCCACTAAATGGCCCAGGAATCGAACAAAACATtgaattatcaaattaa